From the genome of Flavobacterium sediminis:
TTTAAATAACAAAACTTATGGTAAAGATCTAAACGAAATCATTTTAGGAATAATCTGTGTATCTTCTGAGTTTGAAAAATTTTATCCAAATAAAAAGCCGAAATACACTGATTTTAAAGAATATGTTACTGATGGTATAAAAGTTGTAGAAGACAAGTTATTTACTTATACTTTAAAATATGATTATGAAGACTTAAAAGAATTATCAGAACAAGAGAACAAAGAATTACTTGCTAATAAAATACTAGAAAGTTTAGATAATTTAGATCAACTTCCTAAAAAGATAAAAGATTTTGATAAGGAGAAATTTAAAACAGATTTAAAACAATTCTTTATAGATAAAGAGCTAGTTTAAAAATAAGTAAACCCCACGTATTAAAAACGTGGGGTTATTTTTTTGTCCAATATCGCCAGCTCGTTATACTTAGAAATTTTAGGTTTAGGCTTATTTTTTTGTTGTTGTAGTTCCTGTTGTTTTTTCTGTAGTTCAATAGCCTTTTTTAAATCCTCTCTGGCTTTTACAGAATCTTTAATATGGTTTAAAAACCATTTTGGTTTATACTCGTAAAGAGGAACAGAATCTTGTTTTTGTTGGGCTATGGTAGTGGTAGTGTTTCAAATTTAGTGATATAAAATTTCAGAATTATAACCTATTGAAATAGAATAAATAATAGAAGAAAATAATTTAAAGATGAGCAATACTGCTCATCTTTTTTATTCTAATATTGCCTTAAATGAACTAAAATGAGTAAAAATGCCACCTTGTGTTTCAAAGTTAGTGATACTATAAATTGTCCAAAATGTAAAGAGAAAAAGGTTATTAAAAACGGGAGAACAAAAAACAATAAACAGCAATATTATTGTAAAACCTGCTGTCATCGTTTTATAGAAAATTATTCATATCAAGCTTATAATTCAAACACTAAAACAAAATTGTAATTCCGGCAGTTTTGTACTCAGAGGTATACAAAAAGCTAAAATCCATTTTAAATTTTGATTCGGTAGAGTTGATACCGACCGTATTTTTATGAACTGTTTTTTTAATTCTGCGGTTTGCTGCATTTTTTCCGATAACATAGCCCATTAAAAGAGCAAAAGGATAGTCAGAAGCCCAATGAACACGGGTGCTCATCATTTGAAAACCCATTATTCCGGCTAAAGAATAGCCTACAGGGCGTATCCATTTTATCTCCGGATAATTTACAGCGATTAGAGTAAGAGAGGCGATAAAAGTGGTCATGTGGCCGGAAGGCATCGCATCATAGTTAGGGGTGTTTGATTGATACGCTTTAAAGCTGGGAAAAGGGGTCCAATGACCTCCCGGATTTCCGCTTTTAATTGCGGCACTCGGACTTTGTCTCCCGGTAATTCTTTTTAGAATTTGTGTGCTTATTCCTGAAGCCATCACGACTTCAACCAACTCACTGGATACGTTTAATGCCCGGTAATCATTATTTATTTTTCCCGCTACATAAAAACTTCCGCTTAGCAGCATCGGAGTCAGACTGTTGCCCAAATAATAAATAGCTCCGTTAATGTCTTTCGGGATCAATTCGATTCCCAGAACACGAGTGTATCTCACATCTTCATATAAGTTTAGAGATTTGCCGATTTCCTGTGCGTTGTCTGTAAGATTTTGATCCAGCGGAAGCAATACCAAAGTACTTCCTACAGCGGCACTTGTCCATAAAAGATTTTCTTTTTGAACCGTATATTTTCCGAATTCGTAGAGATCTTTCGGCAAATATTTAAACAACTCAAAAAAATGAGGTTGTGTATAAGTATAAGTTATACTGTCGTTAATGACATAATTTTGCGAAAGGTTGATTTCCTGCGATAAAGAGCTTCCGGATGTTAAAAGAATAACAAGGGGGATGATGTTGTTTTTAAAAAAGAGATCAAGTGTGTTCATACCGGAAAAGCATTAAAAACTACCTTTAAATATAGTGAAAATTTGCAGAACCAATTGATTAAAAAAGAACAATAACGTCTGGGAGAACAAACAGGACTTTTGAATAAGAAGTATAAAAATCGGATATCTTTTTTAGGTACCCGATTTTTAACAGAGAAATTATTTAAGAATTCTGAGCATTTATTGAATTCAGAACTTCCTGAGTAATATCTTTACCGCCAGACAGGTTAGTATACAATGATCCGATGCTGTAAATGGGCCCCCAAGGAATACCCCACCAGCCAAAGAACAACGTAAGAAGCGTGTAACCGATACTGTGTTTAACCGTAGATTCATCCGCTTTAATAAAATAAACATCACTTCCTCGTTTAAAGGTCATGATAAGGATCGAAAAGCAATATTGAAAAACTACAAATTTAGCCCCTCTGCTTAGTTCTCGGTTGATGTCATCTGTAGAGAGACCTTCAATGTTTTTAATAGCAGCCATTAATTGTTTTAATGTTAAATGTTTACCCTACTCATCTGGCTTTTCGGTTCCGCCTCGTTTTATGGTTTCTGAACTCCTTTTTTAGAAAAATTCCGATGGTAAATTTAGAGAAAACCGGCGAATTTCAAAATTTTCTGTAGAAAAGAAAAGTATTTCTGAGATAAAGCTCAAAAAAAGATTGAGGGAAAGTAATAGTATTGAAATTAATATGTAGGAGCTGCATCAAAAAGCGTTATATTATAATTTTGCATTGTGTCTGGAGGATAAACTTTTAATTGAAAATCTTTTGATGAGTTCGGTTCATAATATTCGTATAGTGTATACGTTTTACTTTGTAGTAAAGTATTAGTTTTTGAAAAGTATTCAACAGTTAATCTTAAATCCTTATATTTTGCCAATGTAGCAGAATTTTTGATTATACCACTGATTAAAAAACCATCATATTTTGCTCTTGAAAATAAACCACCCTTTTTTATTTGATTTCTATTTAATTTAATGGATTCTAATTTAAGATATTGATGTGGGTTTCTTGATTCTTGGATTTTTAATTCCATTTTTAATTCTTCAGGTGTTTTTTGTCTATTTTGATTACATGAGGAGGTTGAAAAAAGTATCAATAGGATCAAAACATAATAAGTATTCATAATTTTTAAGTTTTTAGGTATCTATAGAATTAATTACGAGTTTGGCAATCGGAGAAATATTTTTGAGTTAATGACTTTAGTTCGTATTCAGCCATTAAGTTCAAATCAGAAGGTTTTAATTCGGATGTTAATTTAGCCATCATACAAATTGAAATTTCTTCTATTTTTTTGTTACTATAAAATGGAAATGATTTTCTAATGTCGTGTTTTAAACGATTAAAAATTAAATCTTTATTTTTTTTGTCCCAGATATTCATATCTGTAATTGTTTCTTCGATAATAGCAACAACTTCTAATTTAACATTTATGCCTTCATGTGATGAAGTGTTTCTTATGACAAGGAAATGAGTTCCTTGTCTTATATCATCTATTTTTACTTTTCCGTCTTTTGCGCTTGTAACAGATCCTTCTATATTATGATTAGGTGATTTATATTTCCAGATTCCCCAAAAGTCTTTTTCAAAAAAGATATCATAGCCTTTTCTGTCTGTTAAGTAAATATCAATTAATCCTATTCCTTTAGGTATCTTTATTAAACTTACGAGGCTGTTTGAAACACTTGTAGTAGCTAAAATTAAACGTAGTTGATTTTCTAGTTGTATGTTTTGTTCTTTGTTTTCATTTGGTTCGGTTGTGAATGCGTAATACCATTCTAATGTATTAGGAGGTAAATCAATTTTAAACCCAATTCTAGAATTTCCACCAAGTACGGATTTAGTTCCGCCGTTTAAATAGAACGTTTGAGGTTCAATTATTTGGACTGCTTTTAGTTTTTTAGTTTGAACCTGAGACTGCATTAAAATAGAGATAAGGCAGATGGTAAGAGTAATTGTTTTTTTCATTTATAGTCTTTTGAGTATTGAATTTTATGTTCATAAAACAAACAATAAAGATTGTTCTCTAGTAATTATTCTACTCAAAACTAAATAGTAAAAGGTTTTATTTTTTACGGATTTCCGTAAATGAAGTGGAAATTACAAAATACCCAGTATCCTGATTTTTCTGGAAGTGGAGATCCCGCCGGGATTACAACCCGGTTGCCCTTCAGGTATTGCAACATGAAGTTTTTGATAGTAGGCTTCCCAGACAGCGAAGTAGTCCTGTGAGCCGGGAGCTTTAAAGGTCATAGGAAATAAAGAGAACAAAGGCTTTCCATACGCTTTTAAGAAGCAATCGTAGATGAGTTCTGAACAATAATATTTATTGTTGTCATACAAATATTCGTCGTCATAAGGAACGCCGAGTTGTTGTAAACCAAAAGCAATGGCTGACGGGATTAATTTTCGGTAGCGTTTCTTTAATCGGCCTACATACATCGGTAAATCGGTATATGAGATAAAAGTCTCGTAAGGTGTGAGTTTTACGGCTGTACCGGAAGCTTCTAAAACGTAAATGTTTCCTTCCTTGATGACAACTATTCCCATGTGATTAAAATCAATTCCGTGATAACCTTCAGTAACTTGATTGATCGCATCACAAAGCGGTCCGCAATGCATGGATTGAAAAATAAGATCACCATTCTGCAGTTCAATCTTGTTCTGCGAAAAACCCGCAAAACTTAATAAAAAAAACAGGGTGAAACATTTAGTCTTCATGGTTGATCTTTTCTTCAAATTCATTCGGACTGATTGCATCAGCAACATCATAAGTGCCGATTTTAGTTCGTCGAAGTGCTGTCAAATGCCCTCCGGAAAGCAAGGCTTTTCCGAAATCGTGAGCCAGTGAACGAATATAGGTTCCTTTGCTGCATTTTACTCTGAAATCAACTTCCGGTAAGGCAATGCGAGTCAATTCAAATTCGTAAATCGTAGTTTTTCGGGCTTCAATTTCCACTTCTTCACCGGCACGAGCGTGTTCATACAAACGCTTTCCGTCTTTTTTAATAGCCGAAAAAACAGGTGGTTTTTGCAGTATCTCTCCGGTGAATTGCGGTAAAGTTTCCTGAAGCAATACCTCAGTAATATGTTCTGTAGGAAAGGTTTGATCTACTTCGGTCTCTAAGTCGTAAGAAGGCGTTGTGGCTCCCAAAAGGATCGTTCCGGTATATTCCTTCTCCTGAGCCTGTATCTCGTTGATCTTTTTGGTAAACTTTCCGGTGCAGATAATAAGCAATCCGGTCGCTAGGGGATCTAAAGTTCCGGCATGTCCTATTTTAAAACGTTTGGACAAATTGAACTTTCGTTTTAAAACGTATTTCAGTTTATTCACTGCCTGGAACGAGCTCCAGGTAAGCGGTTTGTCGATCAAAAGTACTTTTCCTTCCGTAAAGTCCTCTGCCTGCATTAGATAATGATTAACGGTTTA
Proteins encoded in this window:
- a CDS encoding YiiX/YebB-like N1pC/P60 family cysteine hydrolase; this encodes MKTKCFTLFFLLSFAGFSQNKIELQNGDLIFQSMHCGPLCDAINQVTEGYHGIDFNHMGIVVIKEGNIYVLEASGTAVKLTPYETFISYTDLPMYVGRLKKRYRKLIPSAIAFGLQQLGVPYDDEYLYDNNKYYCSELIYDCFLKAYGKPLFSLFPMTFKAPGSQDYFAVWEAYYQKLHVAIPEGQPGCNPGGISTSRKIRILGIL
- the truB gene encoding tRNA pseudouridine(55) synthase TruB, with product MQAEDFTEGKVLLIDKPLTWSSFQAVNKLKYVLKRKFNLSKRFKIGHAGTLDPLATGLLIICTGKFTKKINEIQAQEKEYTGTILLGATTPSYDLETEVDQTFPTEHITEVLLQETLPQFTGEILQKPPVFSAIKKDGKRLYEHARAGEEVEIEARKTTIYEFELTRIALPEVDFRVKCSKGTYIRSLAHDFGKALLSGGHLTALRRTKIGTYDVADAISPNEFEEKINHED
- a CDS encoding phosphatase PAP2 family protein; protein product: MNTLDLFFKNNIIPLVILLTSGSSLSQEINLSQNYVINDSITYTYTQPHFFELFKYLPKDLYEFGKYTVQKENLLWTSAAVGSTLVLLPLDQNLTDNAQEIGKSLNLYEDVRYTRVLGIELIPKDINGAIYYLGNSLTPMLLSGSFYVAGKINNDYRALNVSSELVEVVMASGISTQILKRITGRQSPSAAIKSGNPGGHWTPFPSFKAYQSNTPNYDAMPSGHMTTFIASLTLIAVNYPEIKWIRPVGYSLAGIMGFQMMSTRVHWASDYPFALLMGYVIGKNAANRRIKKTVHKNTVGINSTESKFKMDFSFLYTSEYKTAGITILF